DNA from Rosa rugosa chromosome 6, drRosRugo1.1, whole genome shotgun sequence:
GGAAAGTTGAGGTAAGAAATCAGTGATTGTTGTTATACACGATCCAGGTTATTGGAAGTCCTTGGAGATGAGTGTTAATTTTGGGGGAGTGACGAGGACTCTCCAATGCTGTTTTGGTTATGGGGTGTAAAGTGGctgtttaattttgttttcctGGCTAAGAGGCCTAAGTCATTAAAAACAGTTAAAACACATTTGAGTTGTACAATATTATCACTACTACAGTACTACTCACTGCATGTGCATGTTTGACAGTATGTACACGTGCAATTGAATATCATGTTCTTGAGTCGTGATATGACGTAGTATCAGAAGTGGGATTCgggaattaaaagaaaatagtgAGGAGCAATAGAAAAGGGAACTTAGCGTTTTAGACAGAAGAGGTTTATAGACTTGATTGATCAAAGAAACAGGTTGAAAAAGAAGCAGGTAGAGAGGAAGGTATCTGGGAGAACTCATTTGCTTAATCCATCGGTTCAATAAAAGGTCATAAATAATCCTAGTCTACTAACCTTAATGGATAAAAGTAGTCAGTGATCACTATTCATTTGATTAGTATCTTCGTCTTTTAGGTATAGATTGGCGTTCAAACTCCAACTTATTTGTTTGACAGGGTTGAATGTGAATGCTTAAGAAAATCAACAGCTTTGCCAAGCTTATTGAAGCAAATTAGTGTATGGAAGAAAAGGGTGTGCTGCTATATAAATTAGCAGTTTTTGTTGCTTAAAACAGTTCAGAAGCTCCATAACTAGCCACCATAAGCTCCAGGAGGCAATTTTGGTTAACACAGTAGAAATCTCAAACAGACTCATGGCCTCATGGGACAAGTCTTTTCTTTCGGCTCATACATGAGTGTGGTTACGCTCTTGGAAACATTCAATCAAGTGGTACAAACTCCTCTCTGCTTCAAGGTTTTCCAATCCCACATTCTTTCCGATGTTCAGTCAAAATTCGTAACTCACAAAAGGAGATGCCAGTGATTTTAAATTGTTAAGAAAAGATATATGTAGAAAGTCTCATGCATCCTATGCCAGTGATTTTAAGTAGATGAGACTTTCTACATATATCTTTTCTTAACAATTTCATTCGTTCGGTCAACAGTTATTGGTGACAAATCCATGAAACTCATAACATCATGCCTAATCATCGTTGAGCATGATTGCCCCTCTAATCACTTTAGATTTCCCTTTAACAAAGCATACACAAGCTCTCTTATAAAAAAAAGCATACACAAGCTCAATCATACTAGTTTTCTCTCTTCATGAAGGGATTCAAATGGTGGGAGACCTTGGTCAATTCTGGCCATCACCTAGAAAGAAAGACACAGGTGTCAAGTCatgattggttttttttttctttgaagcaggtttttttttttttttttttttttttaaatggaggCCAAGTGTGCTACCACTTTGACTCTTTGAGTCGGGACCTGATTTAGATAAAAATCTCCCCAATATCCAGCTCATATTGTAGGCCTAACCAGGTTTCCGCTAGACCAAACCTCTTAGGTGAAGCaagctttcttttgttttatttttttttattttttgggccAATTTCTTGTTTTCATTTTTCAGTGCGCCAAAGTTAAAGCgggatagaaaaaaaaatcccagtTTTAAAGCCTTTTGCATTGTCTTTAGAGAAAAAGAACTTTGCTTTTGCCTTCTCTTTAATTCTTTGGTAGGTTTCTTGATGATGATCCCAttgttcaccaaaaaaaaaaaaaatcccatatTGTTTGAGAGCATAAAAGGATAGAGGCGAGAAATATTCCTGTGAAGACGCTCTGGTTTAGGCTTACTCTGCTCTACACTCGAGATCGTTAAGAACTCAAGAGGTCCTGCTTAATTAAAGGTAAGGCCTTTCATTTTCTAGTGATTAAATGTAAGAACTTGATGGTTAAAGGTTAGACCTTTTATGCTTAAAGGTAGGACCTTTGAAGCCCTCTCTCCCTTTAATCATTTTGGTTTTATAGTTTCAGATTTTAGTTGGGTTTTAGACTAAATTTGAAGTGGGGTTTTTAGGTACTGTTCAGAGAGAGGTCTCACATATTCTCTCCAGCCTAGTGATAATACTTCTAAATTTGGATCAACCCTGCCATGAATTTTGGGGCTGGTTTAGATATTGTAGAGAGAAATCGTCAATGTGTTGCTTTATTTTCTATGTTCAATTGGGTCTGTGTATAACTGAAAGAGTAGAGTATAACTAAAACCTGATCAGGAACACTACTGATCTCAAAAAACTCATGAAcaaactccttttttttttccaattatgggacatgtttttatttgtttttgatacATGGGGCCTATACCTCAAACCATCTAAAGGATTGAATTTGGATAGCCTTTATGGATTTGTTTAGTTATTATTGTGTAGTGTCATGATACATAATCCCATTGAGGTGTTATTCTAGTTTGAGAAACAATGAGAATTTGGGGAACTTGTATAATAATTCCGCAACCTTGATTCCCCTTTTTCTCGTAGATCCATCAATAGAGAAATGTGATTGTTAGTTATATATTGCATTTTAAGTTTATATGTTTATCAGTTCATAGCAGTTCTACAAAGTGAAAATCTAATAAAAAATCATCCTTCTGCATTCTCCATGTTTAACTTTCTCTTTGATCGTTATTTATGTTTGTTCTCCAGCTTTTGAGATGAGTATGGGTGGAAAGGAAGGCCATGCAATCGGGATTGATCTTGGGACAACATATTCATGTGTGGCAGTGTGGAAACACGACCGCGTGGAAGTCATAGTGAATGAGCAGGGCAACAGAATGACTCCATCTTATGTTGCTTTCACTGATACCGAACGAATGATTGGTGATGCAGCATATAACCAAATCATCAGAAACCCTGCAAACTCAATCTTTGGTAAGTTTATTGTCACATCCATTATCGCAGTTAAATACCCTAACAGTATATTTAGAGAGTAATTCTGTAAAACATGGAATGATAGATTATACCATAGGTACACCATGTTTAGTTGTGCTAACTTAAAGAGATGCATAGTCTAAATCTCTAATGATAGAAATTATCATAATAATTTATAATAGTTTGTCTGACATCAACTTGATCCAGAAATATGCATACCACGAGATGTTTTTACTCATCTTCAGGAATTCCGCATTTACTGCTAAAACATGCATACAAATTTATTTATGTTGTCTAGTTAACCAACTGTATTTTGTGGAAGTTCACGGAATGTGTGGGTTGAGAATTAGTGAAGTATGCAAGTATAGCCATATGTGATAAAAgcaaatatatatacattagACTATAGAACATTCTTCAAACTAGCAATTTCAGCTTCACTGTAGTTTCTGTGATAAATCATGTGGCATATAGATGATGTTACATGTTTAGATTTAGCATCATTAACGTAGATTTAACATGGTTATTATGTAGTAACCTATTATATATATCAGCTAATTAAAACTTCAGTGTTATTCCACTCTTTCCAAAGTTTCTCTCCATTGGCCTAATCTAATTTAGTTTCTAACTATGATATCAATTTGCAGATGCAAAAAGGTTAATCGGTAGAAGATTCAGTGATGCATTTGTTCAGAGTGATATGAAGCTCTGGCCATTCAAGGTCATTGAAGGTCCTGCTGACAAGCCCATGATTGTGGTTACCCAAAAGGGTGAGGAGAAACAGTTTGCGGCTGAACAAATCTCATCCATGGTTCTTGGAAAGATGCGGGAGATTGCTGAGGCCTATCTAGGCTCAACTGTGAGGAATGCAGTTATCACTGTCCCTGCTTACTTTAATGACTCACAGCGTCAGGCTACTAACACTGCTGCTGTCACTGCTGGCCTAAAGGTGATGCGCCTTATCAACGAACCAACTGCTGCAGCTATTGCTTATGGGATTGACAATAAAGTTGGTTGGTATTGCAAGAGAAACGTGATGATATTTGATTTAGGTGGTGGTACTATAGATGTCTCACTGCTTGCTATAAGTTATGGTGTCTTTGAAGTGAAGGCTACGGCTGGAGACACCCATCTAGGAGGCGAGGACTTCAGTAACAAAATGGTCGATTACTGTGTTGAACAGTTCAAGAAGAAGCATAATGTGGATGTTAGTGGAAACTCCAGAGCTCTTAGGAGGTTAAGAAATGAATGTGAGAAGGCAAAGAGGAGGCTTTCGTTTACAACTACTACTGACATCGAAATTGATTGTTTGCATCATGATAATGATTTCTATATAACTATTACCCGCGCGAAATTTGAACAACTCAACATGGAGTTCTTCGATAATTGTATGGATCCTGTGAAGAAGTGTTTGAGAGATGCTAATATGGACATAAGCAGTGTCGATGATGTTGTTCTTGCTGGTGGCTCTTCTAGAATTCCCAAGGTGCAGCAGCTATTACAGAACCTGTTTCAGGGGAAGGAACTGTGCAAGGGCATTAATCCAGATGAGGCTGTTGCATATGGTGCCGCTCTTCAAGCTGCCAGTTTAAGTGGAAAGATCTTTTCCCTTCAAAATTTCACTCTCTTGGATGTCACCCCCCTGTCACTTGGGGTGGAAACTATAGCGCCAAGTACTGGTGATCGACATTTCATGACCGTTGTGATCCCAAGAAACACAAGGACTCCAGTCATGAAGCACAGAGTTTTAAAGACTGCTTGTGACAACCAAGAAGTTATCTGCTTCAGCATTTATGAGGGTGAGAGTGAAAGAACTTTAAATAATAACTTTCTGGGCGAATTTGAGATCGATGGTATTCCTCCAGGTCCAAAAGGTGTTTACAAATTTGATGTTCATTTTGATATTGATGCAAATGGTATCTTGAGTGTGCGTGCCGAGGACAGGTTGTCTGGGCGGAAGAGAGGGATTACAATCAATCGTGAAAGAACTCTGGAAATTGAGAAGAtgaaaagagatggtaatctttTATTCTTACTATGACTGAAGATGACACCTATTCTTAAGTGATTATGATCTACAGGTTTAGCTATATTTGAACATTATTTTACTTTGTCCGTTAAGCCGAAGTCTCTTTTATGTGCCTGTTCTGTTATTTGAGGATGAAATGAAGTTTTAAAGGAGTGATGGAATGGTGTCCACAGGCACTCCTTTTTCTGGCTGTAATATTTTACCGTTATGGTGACTTGCTCATTGTTGTGCTAACATGACTAGTCTGGTTTGGTTTTTGTTCTTGTTCTGCTTTGAGGTAGATAATGCCTGATTGCTATAGATATCATTTTTGTTTTCAGATCTATGATCTCACAACTCAATTCACAAGACATGCCACAGGAGTAAAATTTTGTGCCCTGGTTGCTCTGTTTTACAAAATGCTCGAGTCACTACAGTTACATAATTAAACCCTCCTGTTGAATTTGAAACCTTGGAAAAACTTAAATTTGCTAACTAAAGCAGAAAAAGCTACAAGCTACACGAGAAAGATCTGGCTGTTCCTAAATTTGATGTTTGctttagtgtgtgtgtgtgtctatatatatatatatatatatatatacagattttatccagagcgaggcctcgctttgaaatttcagagcgaggttagggtttagagtcactttttggtctcatatccacatctcgaccgttcagtttttaggtactaatgtatagatcatctatgcaaaatttcagccaaattgatgatctttaaggtacctaactcacttaaaccagtggacgaactgaatctgtccaacctaaaccgtactagctttaaggcagttatcaatgccttaatgaccatcaatttggttgaaattttgcatagatgatctatacattagtagctaaaaactgaacggtcgggATGTGGAAATGTGACTtaaaagtgactctaaaccctaacctcgctttGGATAGAATCTGATATATATGCAAATGGTATCATGAGTGTCTTGGCTGAGGACACGGCCACCAGCCCAAAGAAAGGGATTTATTACAGTTACAAAACATTTGACGGAATTGAGAAGACAACGTAAGTAATGACAATTTATGGCATATTAAGAATGAATACCTTGCTAGTTTATCTTTTATTGATGAtctttggttagatgagactcctgctattattcatgatgtactctacgaggattattgtaatAGTTCTATtgtagctcggggttcaggttttatgtcccccctgacgcaaaattttaatattaatttaagagttaattactgcttactccctatacttatagggtttcgtcgtttcagtccctgacgttcgaatttcacctaaaaactcctcgaactctcaatttcctcccaattggtccctgctgTCGAGCTCCGTCTAAATTGtctgttaaattgctgacgtggcatccaTTTCAGgctgaaatgtctattttaccctcaattactttttctttttctttttttctcttttctctcttttctctcttgtttttttttttcctttcctttttcctttttacctACCacgctctctctcctcctttgTTTCTccccgtcttcttcttcctcatcaccGACAATTCTGAATCAGCGAAAATCCAAACCAAATCCCTAACCAAACCATCCTCAGATTCTTTCCTTCCcctaaaccaaaccaaatcctTATCAATACCAACCTCAACCTAAACCAAACTGATCAAAtccaacaaaatccaaatctttaCCACTCCTCTTCTCTTACCTTCACGAATCGGTCCAGCCCGATCCCGATTTCCCATATGTCTTTGCAGGGGAGGTGGCCGGAGCGGTCCGGGTCGCGGCGGAGGAcgaggaggtggtggtggaaagACGGCGGCTTTTGCAGATTGTGATCGATGGTTGTGCAGATTGTTATCGATGGTTGTGCagatttattttcttctctctctctcttctgtttttctttttttctttttacctcttcttcttccatccaTCTCTTTCCTCCTCTATTTATCCGAGTCAGGTCTTTGAGGAGTAGGTGGAGAGAGCCGACTAAGGTTTTGGGAGTGTCGGAGGGTTTGGAGTGGAAGATTTTGAGAGTGAGGAAGGATTCGTGGAGGGAGAAGGAGAGGGGGAAAGTGAAGCGCTCATTCCAGACGGGTCGGGTGGAGCCGGAGTCGTCGGATTTGGTGGCGAGGAGGAGGTCGGGGTTGACCCAGAAGACGGCGTAGGGCTTGAGGTCGTCGTTCTTCCAGTTGACGTTCTTCAGGTGCTTGGTGGAGACGATCGTGAGGTCGAGATCGGGAGGCTTCGGCAGCGGAGGGCAAGAGGATTAAAACTTAAAAACCAAATCGACGAAGAATCGAAGATAGGGTTCTTCGATTTTTAGCTGGTAAGTCGAATTTTtgggttttagacttttagttgATTTGCTGCCTCTCTCATGAATCATGATTCTCACAATCTCACAATTTCTAGGTTTACACTTTTCAATCGAAGGCTCGAACTCTTCACTCTTGGTTTGCTCTCTTTGACTCTTCCTCAAGTTGTGATTCTGTGAAGCTCGGTGACTCAAGCTTGGAGAAATTTTGggttcgatttctgggttcaagCTCGGTGATTCTTCAAGCTCGATTTATGGGTTCGAATTTCTTGAATCTCTTGTTAAGTTGCTGGATTCGATTAAGTTTCTCATTCttaagtttttgattttgggctATGGTGTTTTTGGGTTCGATTAAGTTGCTGGGTTCGAGCTATTTTGGATGACTTTGCTTACTGTATCTGTTTTGAAATATCAATATTTGGCCTCTGTATCTATTTTGGATgtgaattgaatcaattgattaattaataattGAATTGCATATGTTTTGGCCTCTATGAATGAGAATTTAAtcgattgattgattgaattgCATATTTGCATCTGTTTTGCCCTATGTGAATGGCCTCTGGAAGTTAAAGTGAATGTTGATTATGTTGTGGAGGTGGGTTCGAAGGAGGAAGAGAAGTGGAGGAGGTTGAGGGAGCAGGAAGTGAAGATGGAGAGAGCTGGGTatgtttttggaagaagaagacaaagataaacagaggaggaagaagaagaggttaaaaaaaaaacgagagagagagaagaaaataaattaaaaaaaaaaaagtaagtgagggtaaATTAGACATTTCAGCGCGTGAGGAATGCCACGTCAACAATTTAATGGgcaatttggacggagcttgacggcagggacgaaaTGGGAGGAAATTgcgagttcagggactttttaagtgaaattcgaaggtcagggactgaaacgacgaaaccctataagtatagggagtaaccaGTAATTAACTCTTAATTTAacaaatggaaccgggcgtggggctgagcctcctagctaggctgggttccaaacccctttcatttcaaaaaaaaaaaaaaaaaagaatgaatacATAGTTTGTCTTGTAAAACGAAAATACTAGTGACATGTGAGCAGTAATTCTCTATCATACGCTGGTTCTGTTTTTGGGGATGAATCAAAAGTTGGGAAGAGTGAGGCAGCTGGCGGGTACTCTTTTGTTTGCTGGTTGCACAATGTAACATGCTTGTGCATTTTGGCATTTTGGTAACTACTTTCCTTGGTTTCATTCTCACTTTGCCAAGAGATTAGTGTTTTCGTTCGTGGTCATTCTTAAACAACTTTTCTAGGATTTTCTGTAATCTTAATTATTTATGTCTATTAGCTATCTCACTGCAGCTCAATGAATGAGATGGTTCATTTACAAAAAATATACAGCAGATCCTAATTAAACTGATGCTATTACAGCAATTACACAGCAAATCAGAAACGGAAGGCTAAGTTATGGCTTGATTTTAGCCAATGAGTTATTCTCTCTTACATCCCCCCTCAAACTTGACAGTCCTGGACGAACAAGTTTGTGAGAAAGAAGAGTATGACGGTGCTTGTGAAGTGGTTTGGTAAGAAGATCGGCTGGCTGATCAATGGATGGTATAAAACAAACACGATGACTACCAATAGCCACTTTCTCACGGACAAAGTGATAATCAAGTTCAATATGCTTAGTGCGAGCATGGAAAACCGGATTAGAAGGCATGTATGTAGCACTAAGGTTATCACAATGCAGTAGGATAGGAAATTGTATTCTAGCAACTAGTTCATAGAGTAAGAAAGCTAACCAAGTTGTCTCGGCACTGGCATGAGAAAGAGATCGATATTCAGATTAAGTGCTGGAACGAGCAATGGTGGGCTGCTTTTTGGAGCACCAAGAGATCAAGTTAGTGCCAAGATAACAAAGATAGCCAGAAGTAGAACAACGAGAGTCAGGACaaccagcccaatcagcatcagaaTAGGCAGTAAGATGAGCAGGTTGACGTTGGCTACTGAAGAACAAGCCTCCTTGAGAAAACCATGAACAAACGCATTCTTGACGTCCAATTGACGATCTGACCAGCCTCTAGACACAGCAAGACAAAGCACAATACGAATAGTGGCAAGTTTAATCACAGGACTAAAGGTTTCCTCATAATCAATACCTTGCTGTTGATGAAATCCTTTAGCCACAAGACGAGCTTTGTGACGTTCTACAATCTCATCCGGATTGTGCTTCACTCGAAACACCCATTTGCAGCCAACGGTATTCAGTGATGGAGATGCAGGAACCAGGGTCCAAGTATTATTCTTCAAGAGGGCATTAATTTCATCCGCCATGGCAGCATGCCACACCCTTGTTTAGAGGCCTCAGTATAACAGGTAGGTTCAGTAGAATCAAGAGCAGTAAGGAAAGCACGAGGAGGAGGATACTTCACTGTGCCATAGGTGCGAATTCGTGGCTGAACAATGCCATCTTGAAGACGTGTTTTCATGGGATGAATGGGTGGATTAGCAGGAGGAGCAGGGTCTGGAATTGGATGAGGAGCCGGGAGAGGGACGTAGTGACAGAACCCGAATCGGGCCTGCAGGGCCCAACTTAGGTAAAGTTTTACCGAAATTtcggcagaacttcccctaaaattgACTACCCAAATTTACAAAATCTGGACATGAAACTTAAACTAATCTCACAACCATATATACATTCCATATATTTACATTCCAGGTATATCTACATTCCGAAAGGTACTTCATCTTAAAacaaccaaatcctcaagtaaTAAACATCCTTCAATTTAAGttgggttatcagagcaattctaagaAAATTAAGCCGATATCTTACATAGGTAGGTTAAGTGATAACCTACGGTCAAAAACGGAAGTGGTTGATCCTATGCCTCGATTTCTTGAATGCATGACCTCGGCAAATCTGAATTCTGGGCAGTTGAAAACTgaagggcccagggaaaagCATTGAAAACTGTTAGAAtaagtggacaaaaataaagtagtttacgaaggaaaaataatataatttaATGCTTTCCCATTTTCTTCTTTAAATCCCGCATGCAGCACGATTTAAGAAAAACTCCAAATCCGTCTTTTCTTTAAAATTGATCTTTAGGTGtaaaacgttcgatgactagagggtactgccgactagtcatctcatgccatctggagggtgttgccgaccagatgacgcatcggatgGTACTGCCGACCGGAATTTAGGAGGAGgtggttagaggggactgccgactaaccacaGATAGTTAGACGGTTTTGCCGACTAACTATCTCAGACCATCTGAaggggactgccaaccagatgaTGCATCGAAGGAGAATGCCAACCAGAATATAGtctagaggggactgccgactagaCTAATACCTGGAGGGTGCTGCCGACCAGGCAATGCATGCATGTAACAATGATAGCCTTTTTATCAGGTCACGTTTCAAAAACTCTTTTCTTTCGAAAGCAATGAAATCATATTTAATCAGATATTTAAAATCTCGAAATAGATTCATGATCGAAAATCAACACTGCATGCATAGTTTAATTAAAaatcaaatgtccactcacTAGTATGTCTCTCAGCTAAGCCTGCTGCCTGCCGGGATCCTCCTCACTTGAGGGCTCAATATGTCCTGTACAAAATTTGGCAGCGTATAAATAACAAACAAGGGAAATAATTTAATATCGACGATTATTTCCACAAAATATCAATAATTCAATTTACTCATAATTACCCTAAACCCGGCTTTTCCATTTTAAGATTCTTAACGATTCAACAAATCTAAAATTCTCTTTAGCATGACTTGAATTTCGTCTAACGTTCTCTAATCCTCTTCCAATTTCTTAATCAAATCCAAAATCACCACAATAAAAGACATTTAATAAACTCAAAGGCTAACACTTCCCGAATCAACATCTAAAGTCGAATTTTTCTAAAACGAATTGTGGCCATAGTCTCCAAATCGCTAGGCATAATTTACAAACTAAAATAATGCATTTTTAAGGGCTGCATGTGCCATAAAAGCGCCACCACCAGTGGCGATGCGTGGGTTTCACGCGCCACCGCACCAACATCCAAATCCGGTCAAGCAACCTACATTAACATGACCTCCACAACAAGGCCAACAACATTTATACCTGCAAAAACAACCAATTCCAAACCAATTGGCCGGAAATCGGCTCGAATAGTATGAAATCCTGCGAGTTACTGTTCACCTTCGATTTTCCTCCTCCGGTCGATTCAAGCTGCAAGAAGGTTAGCATGAAGATCAACATCTCCCCAACAACCAAAACCCCTAAAAATTCCAGCCGAAAACCGTCGGAAATCGGAGATCAAAGCAAAACCTCCGATTTGCAAAATCTGGAAATCCCACTTCGAATCTCTCAAGACAAGGCTACCCAACTTGAATTACTTACATGGAttggaagaggaggaagagaggattCTTTTCCAACCGGTGGCATGTCCGAGGGTGGTCTGACAACGAAGAAATCGTCGGAAATCAGTCCGTGTGGCGAAAATGAAGGAGAAACGAAAAGGGGATTGGGTTTCCCGATTTTtgactctttctctctcttcttcccactTTCCAAATAAAGAAACCCATTTAAAACCCAAAGCTATGAATAGTAACTTCCATTTTTCGATCATAACTTTTCCGTCCGAACTCCGATTTT
Protein-coding regions in this window:
- the LOC133714138 gene encoding heat shock cognate 70 kDa protein-like, with the protein product MSMGGKEGHAIGIDLGTTYSCVAVWKHDRVEVIVNEQGNRMTPSYVAFTDTERMIGDAAYNQIIRNPANSIFDAKRLIGRRFSDAFVQSDMKLWPFKVIEGPADKPMIVVTQKGEEKQFAAEQISSMVLGKMREIAEAYLGSTVRNAVITVPAYFNDSQRQATNTAAVTAGLKVMRLINEPTAAAIAYGIDNKVGWYCKRNVMIFDLGGGTIDVSLLAISYGVFEVKATAGDTHLGGEDFSNKMVDYCVEQFKKKHNVDVSGNSRALRRLRNECEKAKRRLSFTTTTDIEIDCLHHDNDFYITITRAKFEQLNMEFFDNCMDPVKKCLRDANMDISSVDDVVLAGGSSRIPKVQQLLQNLFQGKELCKGINPDEAVAYGAALQAASLSGKIFSLQNFTLLDVTPLSLGVETIAPSTGDRHFMTVVIPRNTRTPVMKHRVLKTACDNQEVICFSIYEGESERTLNNNFLGEFEIDGIPPGPKGVYKFDVHFDIDANGILSVRAEDRLSGRKRGITINRERTLEIEKMKRDGNLLFLL